A genome region from Nicotiana tabacum cultivar K326 chromosome 13, ASM71507v2, whole genome shotgun sequence includes the following:
- the LOC107775213 gene encoding uncharacterized protein LOC107775213 isoform X1: MIMDRSSVEEGMIKATLQEKIHCWRKMDTKDDLWTYTKSKYDIPDAAKTWTLFSIGNAWRRHKSQRKKDHYDAYQNDEVRMTKRPGYIPEFQFKELLKYWSSDKLQISSEINKENQKKLTDPHTAGKISFAVIRNELEKIKESISLKEMFVATRARKPGRLYKDSDENTTSKIAEMEKIETQQSVDGSQSVDAFSSVMGPEHSGRLRLYGRGVTKTTLKGKVGHFEPTSNATNDTVQEMQERIRKMEEQKRTM, from the exons ATGATAATGGACAGAAGTAGTGTTGAGGAGGGAATGATCAAAGCTACCTTACAAGAAAAGATCCACTGTTGGAGGAAAATGGACACAAAAGACGATTTATGGACATATACCAAG TCGAAGTATGATATTCCCGATGCTGCAAAAACATGGACTTTATTTTCAATTGGAAATGCTTGGAGAAGGCATAAAAGTCAACGGAAGAAAGATCATTATGATGCCTATCAAAATGATGAAGTTCGAATGACAAAAAGGCCTGGTTATATACCAGAATTTCAGTTTAAAGAACTCCTGAAATATTGGAGTTCTGATAAACTACAG ATATCATCCGAAATCAACAAGGAGAATCAGAAAAAGTTGACGGATCCACACACAGCTGGCAAAATAAGTTTTGCTGTAATCCGTAATGAATTG GAAAAAATAAAGGAATCTATATCACTTAAGGAGATGTTTGTGGCCACAAGAGCAAGAAAACCTGGGCGTTTGTACAAGGACTCAGACGAAAATACAACTAGTAAAATT GCTGAAATGGAAAAAATTGAAACACAGCAAAGTGTAGATGGCAGTCAGTCTGTTGATGCATTTTCATCTGTCATGGGTCCTGAACATTCAGGACGTTTAAGATTATATGGACGAGGGGTTACAAAGACTACTTTGAAAGGAAAAGTGGGCCATTTCGAGCCGACTTCAAATGCCACAAATGATACAGTGCAAGAAATGCAAGAAAGGATTCGAAAGATGGAGGAACAAAAGAGAACTATGTGA
- the LOC107775213 gene encoding uncharacterized protein LOC107775213 isoform X2 — MIKATLQEKIHCWRKMDTKDDLWTYTKSKYDIPDAAKTWTLFSIGNAWRRHKSQRKKDHYDAYQNDEVRMTKRPGYIPEFQFKELLKYWSSDKLQISSEINKENQKKLTDPHTAGKISFAVIRNELEKIKESISLKEMFVATRARKPGRLYKDSDENTTSKIAEMEKIETQQSVDGSQSVDAFSSVMGPEHSGRLRLYGRGVTKTTLKGKVGHFEPTSNATNDTVQEMQERIRKMEEQKRTM, encoded by the exons ATGATCAAAGCTACCTTACAAGAAAAGATCCACTGTTGGAGGAAAATGGACACAAAAGACGATTTATGGACATATACCAAG TCGAAGTATGATATTCCCGATGCTGCAAAAACATGGACTTTATTTTCAATTGGAAATGCTTGGAGAAGGCATAAAAGTCAACGGAAGAAAGATCATTATGATGCCTATCAAAATGATGAAGTTCGAATGACAAAAAGGCCTGGTTATATACCAGAATTTCAGTTTAAAGAACTCCTGAAATATTGGAGTTCTGATAAACTACAG ATATCATCCGAAATCAACAAGGAGAATCAGAAAAAGTTGACGGATCCACACACAGCTGGCAAAATAAGTTTTGCTGTAATCCGTAATGAATTG GAAAAAATAAAGGAATCTATATCACTTAAGGAGATGTTTGTGGCCACAAGAGCAAGAAAACCTGGGCGTTTGTACAAGGACTCAGACGAAAATACAACTAGTAAAATT GCTGAAATGGAAAAAATTGAAACACAGCAAAGTGTAGATGGCAGTCAGTCTGTTGATGCATTTTCATCTGTCATGGGTCCTGAACATTCAGGACGTTTAAGATTATATGGACGAGGGGTTACAAAGACTACTTTGAAAGGAAAAGTGGGCCATTTCGAGCCGACTTCAAATGCCACAAATGATACAGTGCAAGAAATGCAAGAAAGGATTCGAAAGATGGAGGAACAAAAGAGAACTATGTGA